TGCAAAGTAATTATGGTGCTAGCTAATAAAATCACTTATAAAACATTTTTATAAAAATTTATTTATTAAGTTGACATAGTTAAATTATTTTAATATAATAATACTCACAATATGATAATAAATCCAATGATTTGGAGAGTAGTTTTTCAGATGGCTTCAGCGAGTCGATGTAGGTGTGAGATCGATAGTCTATGGATAATGAAGAGGACCAAGGAGGAGACTGTGCGAACCCCGGGATAGTAGTGCAGTACGTATACATGCGTTAAATGTTTTGAGTGGACGAAGAATGATTTGTATTTTTCGTCAATTAGAGTGGTAACGCGGTGCTCCGTCTCTTGTTTTTAGAGGTGGAGCTTTTTTAATTCAATTTTTTTATATTTAGAATTATTAGTTTTTGAGATTCTAAGGAGGATATCATGATATTAAAATATACATGTCAGTTCGATGGAGATAATTACAATTATTTTGCAGTTGAAAACTTTTTTAAGAATGCTTTAGAAGATTATAATTTTATAGATGCAGTTGATTATGATGGTGAATACATCAACTTGATTTTTAGTGAAACAAACGTACCTTCTGCACAAGAAAATGAAATTAAGCTTTCAAATGCAGTTCAAAGTACAATAAAAAAGCTGTATACCACTATGTAAGCTCACCCTTATACGTGGTTTACCCATAACTTTAAAAATAGACCAAATCTTACACCTCAAGGATTTGGTCTATTTTTTTACAAAAAATTATTATAAAAATACTATTATATTTTTGAGAGTGGGTATATAAGTAAAGACTTTAAATAACTATTAACTATATCAGTGTAGATTATCCAATAAAAAGGGGTGCATTTTATGTTTAAAAAAGAAATGATAGCAATGATATTAGCAGGAGGACAGGGAAGTAGGCTAGGTATTTTTACAAAAAAACTGGCAAAGCCTGCAGTTCCATTTGGAGGGAAATACAGAATAATTGATTTTCCGCTAAGTAACTGCTCAAATTCAGGAATAGATACGGTTGGAGTATTAACTCAATACAGACCCCTAATACTAAATACTCATATTGGAATAGGCAGCCCTTGGGATTTGGATAGAAAAACAGGAGGAGTTTCAATTTTGCCTCCATATATGAATGAAACTGAGGGAAGCTGGTATAGAGGGACGGCTCATGCTATTTATCAAAATATCAATTTTATTGAGCAGTACAATCCTGAATATGTACTTATTTTATCGGGAGATCACATCTATAAAATGGACTACAACAAGATGTTAGAGTACCATAAAGAAAGAAAATCAAAAGCTACTATTGCTGTGCTTGAGGTAACGATAGAAGAAGCTAAGCGCTTTGGAATTATGAATACGACTCCAGACGACAGGATATATGAATTTGAAGAGAAACCTAAAAAACCAAAGTCAAATTTAGCATCTATGGGTGTTTACATCTTTGATTGGAAGATATTAAGAAATTATCTCACTGATGGTGAAAAAGATAAAAGTGCTGACGATTTTGGTAAAGACATAATACCTAAAATGCTAAAAGATGGAATAGATTTATTTGCATATAGATTC
This is a stretch of genomic DNA from Acetoanaerobium sticklandii. It encodes these proteins:
- a CDS encoding glucose-1-phosphate adenylyltransferase produces the protein MFKKEMIAMILAGGQGSRLGIFTKKLAKPAVPFGGKYRIIDFPLSNCSNSGIDTVGVLTQYRPLILNTHIGIGSPWDLDRKTGGVSILPPYMNETEGSWYRGTAHAIYQNINFIEQYNPEYVLILSGDHIYKMDYNKMLEYHKERKSKATIAVLEVTIEEAKRFGIMNTTPDDRIYEFEEKPKKPKSNLASMGVYIFDWKILRNYLTDGEKDKSADDFGKDIIPKMLKDGIDLFAYRFKGYWKDVGTVESLWEANMDLIDPKNPLDLHDNKWKIYSVNPIMPPQYICHGGKVNYSLVVEGCIVCGEVNHSVLFYGVKVGRGSVIKDSVIMPNAIIEDNVYIERSIIGEGVVIKSGTKIFDESGEISLIEQGTVISPAREDKQKPKEDISLSFEEEGAINA